The following proteins are co-located in the Limanda limanda chromosome 5, fLimLim1.1, whole genome shotgun sequence genome:
- the psmd9 gene encoding 26S proteasome non-ATPase regulatory subunit 9: MKMTVETPSGNSDTTMDEVKSLMKKKDDIEEQIKAYYDVLEDQGVGVQGPLVDEEGFPRADVNVYQIRTARHSISCLQNDHKSIMAEIEEALHKLHAREKAKRVHDEVEAQGEAMDQQVTLPPPFALVDAVTQGSPASGAGLRVGDEVIEFGSVNTNNFQNLQNIAAVVQHSEGKPFSVSVIRDEHKVQMSLTPQRWSGRGLLGCNIVPIRR, encoded by the exons ATGAAGATGACAGTGGAAACTCCTTCTGGAAACTCTGACACAACAATGGACGAAGTGAAAAGCCTAATGAAGAAGAAAGACGACATCGAGGAGCAGATAAAAGCGTATTATGACGTGTTGGAAGAC CAAGGCGTCGGAGTTCAAGGGCCCCTGGTCGACGAGGAGGGCTTCCCCCGGGCAGATGTGAATGTTTACCAGATCAGGACAGCAAGACACAGCATCTCGT GCCTACAGAATGATCACAAGTCCATCATGGCAGAGATCGAGGAAGCCCTGCACAAGCTGCATGCTCGAGAGAAAGCCAAGCGGGTCCATGATGAGGTGGAGGCCCAGGGGGAGGCAATGGATCAGCAGGTCACGCTGCCTCCTCCATTCGCACTTGTGGATGCTGTGACTCAAGGCTCACCTGCCTCTGGAGCT GGGCTCAGAGTTGGTGATGAAGTCATCGAGTTTGGTTCAGTGAACACAAACAACTTTCAGAACCTCCAGAATATTGCTGCTGTGGTACAGCACAGTGAAGGG AAACCATTCAGTGTGTCAGTGATCcgggatgaacacaaagttcagATGAGCCTGACTCCACAGCGATGGTCTGGCAGAGGTCTGCTGGG atGCAACATTGTTCCAATCCGTCGATGA
- the LOC133002313 gene encoding Rieske domain-containing protein produces the protein MSSKEETCRNSSSPPLLSSSSSSSSSLPSVSHFIGKKEDIIRAGRVTKLVNGCRDVLVLFHQGQLHAMDMRCYHSGGALQHGDIEEFNGRQCIVCPWHKYKITLAEGEGLYQAVDDPTVKPLRTHWRSKGVKQRIHQVTEVNGDVYVTLDDSVEAIESDIYQTERYRTVLVKAQPKPKPKI, from the exons ATGTCCTCTAAGGAGGAGACTTGTCGGAATTCCTCGTCCCCTCCATTGTTGTCGTCGtcctcgtcatcatcatcatcacttccCTCCGTGTCTCACTTCATTGGGAAGAAAGAGGACATCATCAGGGCAGGACGAGTGACCAAGCTGGTGAATGGATGCAGAGATGTACTGGTCCTGTTCCACCAGGGGCAACTTCATGCTATGGACATGCGCTGCTACC ATTCGGGTGGTGCGTTGCAGCATGGAGACATTGAG GAGTTCAATGGACGACAGTGCATTGTGTGTCCGTGGCACAAGTACAAGATCACACTGGCAGAAGGGGAGGGGCTGTACCAGGCTGTAGACGATCCTACAGTCAAACCCCTGAGAACACATTGGCGCTCCAAGGGTGTCAAACAGAGGATTCACCAGGTCACAGAAGTCAACGGGGATGTATACGTCACGCTTGATGACTCCGTCGAGGCCATTGAGTCGGACATCTACCAGACTGAGAGATACAGGACTGTCTTGGTAAAGGCCCAGCCAAAACCCAAGCCCAAGATCTAG
- the gtf2h3 gene encoding general transcription factor IIH subunit 3: protein MASEEEASLLVIVVDVNPIWWGQQAQREPQFTLSKCLDAVMVMGNSHLAMTRANKLAVIASHCQDSHFLYPCKSWRGEDNCGDEAPSSGDGKYELLAVANNLIAEEIKNVMLKTEVQGNSTDTMLAGSLAKALCYIHRVSKEMEAGQDIKSRILVIKAAEDCALQYMNFMNVIFAAQKQNILIDACVLDSDSGLLQQACDITGGLYLRIPQKVAMAQYLLWVFLPDSEQRSQLVLPPRVHVDYRAACFCHRNLIEIGYVCSVCLSIFCNFSPICTTCETAFKIQLPAMVKPKKKKLKLLS from the exons ATGGCTTCCg AGGAGGAAGCCAGTCTGCTGGTCATCGTCGTGGACGTGAATCCGATATGGTGGGGCCAGCAAGCTCAACGAGAGCCGCAG TTCACCTTGTCCAAGTGTTTGGACGCAGTCATGGTGATGGGGAACTCCCACTTGGCCATGACCAGGGCCAACAAGCTGGCTGTCATCGCAAGCCACTGTCAAGACAG tcacttcctgtatcCCTGTAAGAGCTGGAGAGGCGAGGACAACTGTGGGGATGAGGCACCCTCCAGCGGGGATGGAAAATATGAACTGCTTGCAGTTGCCAACAACCTCATTGCTGAAGAGATCAAGAATGTAATGTTAAAAA ctgaaGTGCAGGGGAATTCAACGGACACTATGTTGGCTGGATCTCTGGCCAAAGCTCTCTGCT ATATCCACAGGGTGTCCAAGGAGATGGAAg CTGGGCAGGATATCAAATCAAGAATACTG GTGATAAAAGCAGCTGAGGACTGTGCCCTTCAGTACATGAACTTCATGAATGTGATTTTTGCTGCACAAAAGCAG AACATCTTGATCGATGCCTGTGTATTGGACTCAGACTCGGGTCTGCTTCAGCAG GCTTGTGACATAACAGGAGGATTGTACCTCAGGATACCACAGAAAGTTGCCATGGCCCAGTATCTTTTA TGGGTGTTCCTCCCTGACTCGGAGCAGCGTTCCCAGCTGGTCCTGCCGCCGCGCGTTCATGTGGACTACAGAGCTGCGTGTTTCTGCCATCGCAATCTCATCGAGATTGGTTATGTGTGCTCCGTTTGTCTGTCAA TATTCTGCAACTTCAGCCCCATCTGTACAACCTGCGA GACTGCCTTTAAAATTCAACTTCCAGCGATGGTCAAGCCCAAAAAGAAGAAACTCAAGCTGCTGTCATGA